Below is a genomic region from Hyphomicrobium nitrativorans NL23.
GCGGGCGGTCATAGCGAGACATGTAGCGCGTCAGCAGCATGAAGAGCGCATAGGCGAGCATTGCCGCGAAGGAATAGACGACGGCGGGGTGCACGGCGCCGAAGCCCGGACGCACGGCGACGAGCACGCCCGTGAAGCCGACCAGGATCGCCATGAAGCGTCGCCGGCCGACCCATTCGCCCAGCAACGGCCCAGCAAGAAGCGCGACGACGAGCGGGGCCAGGAAGACGATGGTGATTGCCTGGTCGAGACGAAGATGCTCGATGGCCATGAAGTTGAAGGCCGTCGTCGCGACCATCAGGACGGATCTGACGAGTTGGAGGCCGAGCTTGCTCGTGGTGAAGAGTGCGCGTGCGCTCATGATGCCGAAGGCCGGCACCAGCAGAAGCAGAGCCGAGAACTGGACGACGAAGCGGGCCCAGACCACCTGCGCGACAGGCAGGCCTTCGCGCGTGACCAGATATTTGGCGGTCGCGTCCAGCGCGGAGAACAGGACCACGGCCGCGATCATGAAGCCGATCGCTTCGAGGCGGCTCTGCCCTTCGGCGTCAACGGCTGTTTTGTTGCGGCTTTCTTGCATGATGGACCGGGGCTGGGCTGGCCATCTCTTAACCCACGGGGCCGGGAAAGCGACGCGGCATTTTTTCTGGTTTCGTACGCAAGTTGAGGGAGGCTTCGGATAAGGGGCCGGGTGCGGGTGGATGGCCGCGGCATTTGCCGCGGGCGCCCTTGGCGCCTGAGGCCCTGCGGGCCTGGGCGGTTTTGAGGTGGCGGTTGCGCACTGGGCGCGGCGCGCTGTTTTTGGTTTCGTACGCAAGTTGCGGGAGGCCTCGAATAAGGGGCCGGGTGCGGGTGGATGGTCGCGGCAGTCCATGCGGAGTGTGGCTCCGCCATGACCGCCGGGCGCCCTTGGCGCCTGAGGCCCTTCGGGCCTAGGTGTTGTGAGGTCGTGCCCCGAGCGCTGTTTTTTTGGCTTTGGGCCGGAAAAGAGGTTTGCACTTCTCTGGAAGCGCTCTAGAAAGCGGTCTCTCCATGATCGCCGCCTCAGGGATTTCTTCCAAGGCGGTCCGGGCCGGTAGCTCAGCGGTAGAGCACGTGACTTTTAATCATGGGGTCGAGGGTTCGATCCCCTCCCGGCTCACCAAACGTTTTCAATGCGTTACCGTCGCGCATTCTCAAAACAAAAGCGGAACGCAGAGGCGCTTAAAAGTCGGACGTCCGACCGCGTACACTGATGGCGTGCGCTTCTTCGCGTTTCGCTTACGGATGTGGATCCGACGGCACGCCGGTGAAGACGTAACCCGCTCCGTAGACTGCCTTGAAGGGCGGCGGGTGCCGGGTCACGGCTTCGATCTTGCGCCTCAGGCGCAGGACCACGGCATCGAGGTTGCGCGGTTCGCTCCCCTGACAAAGATCGCCGCGCTTTTGAGGAACGTGCGGGGCGGCCATCATCGGCTTGAGGAAGGCGATTTCTGTCGCGGTGAGCGGAACGGCGAGGCCGTCGGGCGTCAAGAGCTGCCAGTTCATTTCATCGAGGTGCCATGCCGGAGACGTGGGAACGGGTTTCGCGATCTGGGGGGCACGCAGGCGGCGCAGCAGGTTCCGGCAGCAGGCTTCGATCTCGCGCAGGGACGAATCCTTCACGAGATAGATGTCGGCCCCGACGCCCAAGCCGGCCAGCCGGTGGGCTTCGTCGTCGAAGGCCGTCAGCATGACGATGCCGACGGCCAGATCGTAGTGCTGGCGCGCGGCTGCGGCGACCGTGAAACCGCTGCCGTCGGGCAGGGCGAGATCGAGCAGGATCAGATCGGGCCGCGTGCGTTCGAGCAGTGCTAAGCTTTCGCGGCAGGTCGCGGCCTGGTCGACGAGGAAGCCGCGGCTGACAAGGTAATCGACAAGATCGATCCTGAGCGCCGGCTCGTCTTCGACGACCAGAACGTGGCCTTCATGCTCCATGGGCGGCACCGGGGCAGGTGATCGTTGCAACGGCGCCGCCGCCCTCGCGCGGGGAAAGCGTGATGGTGCCGCCATGGCGGGCAACGAGCTTGCGCACGGTGTAGAGGCCTAGCCCCATGCCGACGGTCCCGCGCGCGTTCGGCGCACGAAAGAACTTCTCGCCGAGGCGCATGCGATCCTCGTCCGGACCGAGGCCGACGCCGCGATCCATGACCGTGAGATGCATCCGCCCGCCGCTGGCGCGTAGCGAGACGTCCACCAAGCTGTCGGGCGGCGAATACTTGAGTGCATTGTCGACGATATTGGAGAAGATGATGCCCATCATCTTCCGATCTCCGGTAAAAGTGAGCTGCTTCGGCAGGTCAAGCACGACGCGGGGGGACGGCGCAAGAGATCTGATATCTTCGGCGAGATCGAAGCGTTCCGTACGTTCATGATCCGATCCGTGACGGGCGCGGATGAGAAATTGCTCGACGAGCGCGCTCATGCGCGATGCCGCGGAGCGAATCTGGGCTACTCGTCGTGCGTCGGAGGGGTCCGCCGATGCTTTCGCTTCGTCCAGGAGTTCGCTGGATCGGGAGACGATCGCGAGGGGCGTGCGCAACTCGTGGCTCAGCATCAGGAGCTGGGCACGTTCGTCGTCGATGCGTGTCAACAGCTCGCCCCGTAAGCGTACGCCGACCAGAATGGCCGTCATGACGCCTTTGACGAGGAACGACAGGAGGTGGAGGAGCAGATAGACCCCGACGAACGGGTTGGCGTCGAAAAGACCTCGCGGAGCGACGAGCCACACGACGAACCCCGACGCCGCGCACACGGCCGACACGACGCACCACCACGTGACCGTGACGCGATGCAAAACGACCGGAAGCGTTGTGTCGCGCACGAACATGAGCGCGCAGTACCCATAGCTCACCGCGCCCAACAAGGCGATGATCGACATGCGGAGCGTGACGTCCTCGGGCCGGAACCACAGCAGGAACGGCCAACTGATGCCGACTGTGGCCACGAGCGCGATCTGCAAACGGCGGGGGGCGGGCTGTCCCAGAAAGCGCGCAAACCCCTCCAGCATGAGGACGACGCTGACGGCGAGGAAGAGGTTGCCGAACCAAATGCCGAAGAATGGAGAGAAGGCGTGTCCTGCGACCAGCACGCCGAGGCCCAGGCCCCGGGCCGCGAACGTCATTGCCAACGGCAGCATGCCCGACACTTGTGGCTGGGCGCGCCACAGGAGGAGGCCGCACAGACAGAAAATCGTGTCTGACAGGATCGAGACAACGAAGATGGTCTTGGCATCCAGCATGCCGACGGATGCTTATGCGCTTCGCACGCAATAGCAAGATTCATTACGTTTAGCTTTAATAAGAATTGGTCAGATATGGAGAGGGTTGGAGTGTTTTTTGTGGATGTGCTTGGCGCTTGCTATCGTTTTATCGACGTTACTTGAATATTTCTGATGGCTTGGTGTTCGGAATCAGGTACGGGCGGATGCTGACAGTCGTTCAGTCGTTGCGCTTTGGCCGGCACATCCATGGTCTCGCTTCCTCATTGGTTTTCTGACCGGCGATGCCTCATTCTCGCCGCGGGCGCTGTTGGCGTCGCGATCCTGCTCGGCATTCTCGCAGCCTTCGGCGTCTACGATCTCGCCTTCCTTACGTTGCGTACCGTCACGGAACGGGGCTCCATCGTGATCGAGACGCGCTACAATCCGGTGGCGTTCGCCGTTTTCGGTGTTCTCGCCGCCATTACCTTTGGCGGTGCCCTCTTGCTCGCCAGATTCATCCGGCTGTGCGCTCGTTCCGGACCGCGCGCCTCCGTCGACGAGATCGCATCCGCGAGCGCGACGTTGGGGCGCGAACTCGCCAACGCGCTCGCCGTCATCCGCCTCGATCTCGCGAACAAGGAAACGTATGCCCGATCGCTCGCCAATGCGCAGGGCCGTCTTGCGGGACTGACAGAGGCCGATCAGGTACGGGTGGTCGTGAGCCTTCTGGTGGCCGAGAACGAGCGGATGCGCCTCGCCAGCGAAAAAGACAAGCATAAGCTTGAGGCCAGTGCGCAGGAGATCGACGCTCTCCAGGCCAGTCTCAGGGGCGCGGAGGAAGCGACGCTCACGGACCCGCTGACGGGAATCGGCAATCGCCGCCTCTTCAACGATGCAATGACAAAAGCGATCAAAGACAGCCATGCGCAGCGCGTGCCGCTCTCTCTCATCATGTGCGACATCGACCACTTCAAGCGCGTCAACGACATGTTTGGGCACGATGTCGGTGACGAGATCATCAGGGCGCTGGCGCGGGTGATCGAGACGAGCGTGCGCGAGACCGATAGCGTCGCGCGCTACGGGGGCGAGGAGTTTGCGATCATCCTGCCCGGAACCGAGCTCACGCGCGCCAAGGAAACGGCAGACCGCATCCGGCGGCAGTTCAGCGCGAAGAAGTTCGCGATCCGCAAGACCAACCAGAAGATCGGCCAGGTCACGGCGTCGTTCGGCGTTGCGGAGCACCGTCCAGGGGACGATGTGCAGGAGTTTGTGCGGAGGGCCGACGCCAAGCTCTACGAGGCCAAGGCCCGTGGCCGCGACCGGGTTGCGGATTTTGGGGAGCGCGGATGAGCCGTGCTCTCGTGAGTTTTCTATAAAACGGCGCCGGATCAAAGCATTGCGGAGCGTGTTGGAGCTGGCGACCGTCATGGCGGTCCGTTTCTCTGGGTGCGGGATGTGGCCGGGAGGCTTCCGCGCGCGGGGCCGAGCCGGAAGACGCCGCGCAAAAGAAAACGTTGCCGGCGCTCTACTTGCGGCCGTCACACGGCGCCATTAGGTTACGGCCTCAAGCGAGGCGGGGGCCCGCTCAAAGCCCCCGCGCCGATGCTCCGTCGTTCCCCGGTTCATTCCCCTACGGTTCCGTTCATCCGATCGTTGGGGAAGGCTGCGGACACGCGGGCGAGGACGAGAGGTTTTCGAGGAGGATTTCGTGCCGGAGAGCGCCAAGAACTGGATTGTGGAAACGGATTGGCTCGCGGCTCATCTCGATGCGCCCGATCTCATCGTGCTCGATGGGTCGTGGCATCTGCCGAACTCCGGACGGAACGCGAAGGACGAATATCTCGCCGAGCACATTCCGGGTGCGCTGTTCTTCGATATCGAAGATCTCGTCGACGAGAAGAACCCGCTGCCGCACATGCTGCCGCCGACGCCGAAGTTCGCATCCCGCATGAAGAAGATGGGCATCGGGGACGGGATGCGGATCGTCGTGTACGACACCTACGGTCTCTTCTCTGCTGCGCGCGTGTGGTGGACGTTCCGCGCCATGGGGCATCAGGACGTCGCGGTTTTGAACGGCGGCCTGAAGAAGTGGAAAGCCGAGGGGCGTCCGCTTGAGGATATGCGGCCTGTCGCGCGGACGGCCCGGCACTTCACGCCGCTGCTCAACAACGAACTCGTGCGCGATCTCGACGACATGAAGAGCTATGTCGCGCGGGGGAACACGCAGATCGTGGATGCGCGGCCGAAGGCGCGCTTCGAGGGCAGTGAGCCCGAGCCGAGGCCGGGTCTGCGCGCGGGACATATTCCGGGTGCGAAGAACGTGCCGTCTTCGAGCATTCTCAACGCGGACGGGACACTCAAGTCCAAGGACGAACTCCGGGCCGTGTTCCAGGAGGCGGGGATCGATCCCTTGAAGCCGGTGGTGACGACGTGCGGATCGGGCGTCACGGCTTCGATGCTATCGCTCGCGCTCAGTGTGATCGGGCAGACCAACGCGGCCGTCTATGACGGCTCGTGGGCGGAATGGGGCCAGGACAGCCTCGACACGCCCGTCGAGACGGGACCGGCTAAAGCGGATTGATCGCTGGCTGTCTTCCAAATCAATCTATTCAGCCGCCCGGTCCGTTCTGGCCCGGGCGGCTTTGGTTTTTAGTGCTGGATCGAGTTCGAGAACACGTTGACGACGAGGACGCCGGCGACGATGAGGCCGAGCCCGACGAGGGCCGGCGTGTCGAGCGTTTGCTTGAAGACGACGATGCCGACGGCGGAGATGAGCACGATGCCGAGCCCGCTCCAGATCGCGTAGGCGATGCCGACCGGAATGACCTTCAGCGAAATCGAGAGACAGTAAAACGATGCCGCATAGCAGATCGCCATGATGGCGGTGGGAAGCGGCCGGGTGAACTGTTGCGAGGCCTGCAGGAACGAGGTTCCGACGACTTCGAGGGCGAT
It encodes:
- a CDS encoding DMT family transporter; translated protein: MQESRNKTAVDAEGQSRLEAIGFMIAAVVLFSALDATAKYLVTREGLPVAQVVWARFVVQFSALLLLVPAFGIMSARALFTTSKLGLQLVRSVLMVATTAFNFMAIEHLRLDQAITIVFLAPLVVALLAGPLLGEWVGRRRFMAILVGFTGVLVAVRPGFGAVHPAVVYSFAAMLAYALFMLLTRYMSRYDRPLVTLFYSMFVGTFAGAPIAFAGWHAPESALAWILLGMLGVFGGLGHWLFLHAYQRAPASSIAPFLYMQLLFMVAFGFAIFGDLPDSWTLAGAGIIVASGVYLIHREREAARGR
- a CDS encoding response regulator transcription factor encodes the protein MEHEGHVLVVEDEPALRIDLVDYLVSRGFLVDQAATCRESLALLERTRPDLILLDLALPDGSGFTVAAAARQHYDLAVGIVMLTAFDDEAHRLAGLGVGADIYLVKDSSLREIEACCRNLLRRLRAPQIAKPVPTSPAWHLDEMNWQLLTPDGLAVPLTATEIAFLKPMMAAPHVPQKRGDLCQGSEPRNLDAVVLRLRRKIEAVTRHPPPFKAVYGAGYVFTGVPSDPHP
- a CDS encoding sensor histidine kinase codes for the protein MLDAKTIFVVSILSDTIFCLCGLLLWRAQPQVSGMLPLAMTFAARGLGLGVLVAGHAFSPFFGIWFGNLFLAVSVVLMLEGFARFLGQPAPRRLQIALVATVGISWPFLLWFRPEDVTLRMSIIALLGAVSYGYCALMFVRDTTLPVVLHRVTVTWWCVVSAVCAASGFVVWLVAPRGLFDANPFVGVYLLLHLLSFLVKGVMTAILVGVRLRGELLTRIDDERAQLLMLSHELRTPLAIVSRSSELLDEAKASADPSDARRVAQIRSAASRMSALVEQFLIRARHGSDHERTERFDLAEDIRSLAPSPRVVLDLPKQLTFTGDRKMMGIIFSNIVDNALKYSPPDSLVDVSLRASGGRMHLTVMDRGVGLGPDEDRMRLGEKFFRAPNARGTVGMGLGLYTVRKLVARHGGTITLSPREGGGAVATITCPGAAHGA
- a CDS encoding GGDEF domain-containing protein; this translates as MVSLPHWFSDRRCLILAAGAVGVAILLGILAAFGVYDLAFLTLRTVTERGSIVIETRYNPVAFAVFGVLAAITFGGALLLARFIRLCARSGPRASVDEIASASATLGRELANALAVIRLDLANKETYARSLANAQGRLAGLTEADQVRVVVSLLVAENERMRLASEKDKHKLEASAQEIDALQASLRGAEEATLTDPLTGIGNRRLFNDAMTKAIKDSHAQRVPLSLIMCDIDHFKRVNDMFGHDVGDEIIRALARVIETSVRETDSVARYGGEEFAIILPGTELTRAKETADRIRRQFSAKKFAIRKTNQKIGQVTASFGVAEHRPGDDVQEFVRRADAKLYEAKARGRDRVADFGERG
- the sseA gene encoding 3-mercaptopyruvate sulfurtransferase, which translates into the protein MPESAKNWIVETDWLAAHLDAPDLIVLDGSWHLPNSGRNAKDEYLAEHIPGALFFDIEDLVDEKNPLPHMLPPTPKFASRMKKMGIGDGMRIVVYDTYGLFSAARVWWTFRAMGHQDVAVLNGGLKKWKAEGRPLEDMRPVARTARHFTPLLNNELVRDLDDMKSYVARGNTQIVDARPKARFEGSEPEPRPGLRAGHIPGAKNVPSSSILNADGTLKSKDELRAVFQEAGIDPLKPVVTTCGSGVTASMLSLALSVIGQTNAAVYDGSWAEWGQDSLDTPVETGPAKAD
- a CDS encoding DMT family transporter, with the protein product MTYGALFAAIALEVVGTSFLQASQQFTRPLPTAIMAICYAASFYCLSISLKVIPVGIAYAIWSGLGIVLISAVGIVVFKQTLDTPALVGLGLIVAGVLVVNVFSNSIQH